TTTATTTCCTGTGGACTAAAATCTTTCATTTAGCGCATCCTTTGACATACTCCCACGACTAAAGTTGTGGGAGTATGTCAACTGAAAACCGAGATGAAACGTCAGGGATTTGACGTGGCTCATAGCGAAACATCCATTACCCCCGTCATTATTGGCGAGGCCCAGGTGGCCAAAGATTTCAGCGCAAAACTCTTCGATAAAAAGATTTTCGCGACCACTATCGTGTTTCCCACGGTCCCGCAGGATACCGCCCGGATCCGCATTATGGTCAGCGCGACCC
This portion of the Synergistaceae bacterium genome encodes:
- a CDS encoding aminotransferase class I/II-fold pyridoxal phosphate-dependent enzyme, with product MKRQGFDVAHSETSITPVIIGEAQVAKDFSAKLFDKKIFATTIVFPTVPQDTARIRIMVSATHSKEDLDKGMEVFVSVGREMGVIS